One Caulobacter segnis genomic window carries:
- a CDS encoding helix-turn-helix domain-containing protein has protein sequence MGGVDIRVAPSRFQARGVFAGDFNLFELRYDLPRVAPRGRVPQRTDVYAVSVRLAPESSEVAMGGRARLMSTQAGQARIYYVPDVDWYAYHSPRHSLEILLTREFLDRVTEDLGARPIEQLGYGAGVVDDAVLTRFAKMALPFVAQPESLDPLWGDQFMWSFATYVGARHGDLATTRPTIGGLSRWQMRAARDMMEASLAEGTTIEALAQLCGVRKSQFAHAFSRSFGVSPYRWMIERRIAKARTMLTSGACIAETALACGFVDQSHLSRAFKRSVGCSPGAWRQTLMA, from the coding sequence GTGGGTGGTGTCGACATCCGTGTCGCGCCTTCTCGCTTCCAGGCCAGAGGCGTCTTCGCGGGCGACTTCAACCTGTTTGAACTGCGCTACGACCTCCCCCGGGTCGCGCCGCGTGGACGCGTGCCCCAGCGCACCGACGTCTACGCGGTCAGCGTCCGCCTTGCTCCGGAGTCGAGTGAAGTCGCGATGGGCGGCCGGGCGAGACTGATGTCGACCCAGGCCGGCCAGGCGCGGATCTACTACGTGCCGGATGTCGACTGGTATGCGTACCACTCGCCGCGCCACTCCCTGGAAATCCTGCTAACCCGAGAGTTCCTTGATCGGGTGACCGAGGACCTGGGGGCGCGTCCGATCGAGCAGTTGGGGTATGGCGCCGGCGTCGTGGACGACGCGGTGCTGACCCGGTTCGCCAAGATGGCTCTGCCGTTCGTGGCGCAACCAGAGTCCTTGGATCCCCTTTGGGGCGACCAGTTCATGTGGTCGTTCGCGACCTATGTGGGCGCTCGCCATGGCGATCTGGCGACCACGCGTCCGACGATTGGCGGTCTCTCACGATGGCAGATGCGCGCCGCCCGCGACATGATGGAGGCCTCACTCGCCGAGGGCACAACGATCGAGGCCTTGGCCCAGCTCTGCGGCGTGCGCAAAAGCCAGTTCGCCCATGCCTTCAGCCGCTCCTTCGGCGTCTCGCCCTACCGCTGGATGATCGAGCGTCGCATCGCTAAGGCCAGAACCATGCTGACCTCAGGCGCCTGTATCGCCGAGACCGCCTTGGCTTGTGGCTTCGTCGACCAAAGTCACCTCTCCAGGGCGTTCAAGCGCAGCGTCGGCTGCTCGCCAGGGGCGTGGCGGCAAACCCTGATGGCTTGA
- a CDS encoding HNH endonuclease, with the protein MRCIFCAEDSAGSKSREHILPESLGNVDHWLAPGVVCDRCNNYFARKVEGPLLNSDFFIHLRHRQEVRNKRGLPIPVKAVFPAARMAVALYQTEDGLSVEPWRPEDKDRLLQALSSISSGQFYVVVPDPPDTRLLSRFAAKVGVEVLADRLLREGFTTDQVLDVSELAAIRRFARQGDQPAEWPIHQRRIYDENALFDAEAYQVLHGFTILATPANEYYAVVCLFGEELAINLGGPTTEGYVEYLEANDHRSPLYEPGELETILRKDVSR; encoded by the coding sequence GTGCGCTGCATCTTCTGCGCCGAGGACTCGGCAGGCTCAAAGAGCCGAGAGCACATACTGCCTGAAAGCCTCGGCAACGTGGACCATTGGTTGGCCCCCGGCGTGGTCTGTGATCGCTGCAACAACTACTTTGCCCGGAAGGTGGAGGGGCCGCTCCTCAACTCGGACTTCTTCATTCATCTGCGCCACCGCCAGGAAGTCCGGAACAAGCGCGGCCTGCCCATTCCCGTGAAGGCGGTTTTCCCCGCCGCCAGGATGGCTGTCGCGTTGTACCAGACCGAAGACGGTCTTTCGGTCGAGCCGTGGCGACCGGAGGACAAAGATCGCCTCCTACAAGCGCTCTCATCTATTTCGTCTGGGCAGTTCTACGTGGTCGTGCCGGATCCGCCAGACACGCGCCTTCTCAGCCGTTTCGCCGCGAAGGTGGGTGTTGAGGTCTTGGCCGACCGCTTACTGCGCGAGGGTTTTACGACCGACCAAGTGCTTGACGTGTCTGAGCTCGCCGCCATCCGACGGTTCGCGCGTCAGGGGGATCAGCCGGCCGAATGGCCGATTCACCAACGCCGCATCTATGACGAGAACGCGCTCTTCGACGCGGAGGCCTACCAAGTGCTCCACGGGTTCACGATCCTGGCGACGCCTGCGAACGAGTATTACGCGGTGGTCTGTCTGTTCGGAGAGGAGCTGGCGATCAATCTCGGCGGGCCGACCACCGAAGGCTATGTCGAGTACCTTGAGGCGAACGACCATCGCAGTCCGCTCTACGAACCCGGTGAGCTGGAAACGATCCTCCGGAAGGACGTCTCCCGCTGA
- a CDS encoding ATP-binding protein, with protein sequence MAPVVAMFGLSGVGKGWIASQLSAQRPEVLHLEASALMRAAMRTTGEALRTAPADVVRDNQAKLVATFQIAREAAPDRPVLFDGHSIIDNDQQLVDVPLSAVAGLAPNLVAFVHDDPVALRARRLADARFRPDRSVETLAHQQARAEAVARNYAIELKVPFLRLEAGDWRALNHAFDGLVRLG encoded by the coding sequence ATGGCTCCGGTGGTGGCGATGTTTGGTCTCTCCGGCGTCGGCAAGGGCTGGATCGCCAGCCAGCTATCCGCCCAGCGCCCGGAGGTCCTACATCTGGAAGCCAGCGCCCTGATGCGCGCGGCTATGCGGACAACTGGCGAGGCGCTGAGAACCGCGCCCGCAGACGTGGTTCGTGATAACCAGGCCAAATTGGTGGCCACTTTCCAGATAGCCCGTGAGGCTGCCCCCGACCGGCCAGTGCTGTTCGACGGGCACAGCATCATCGACAACGATCAACAGCTCGTCGACGTCCCGCTCAGCGCTGTCGCCGGCTTGGCCCCCAACTTGGTCGCCTTCGTCCATGACGACCCCGTGGCCCTCCGCGCCCGCCGCCTCGCCGACGCCCGCTTCAGGCCCGATCGCAGTGTGGAAACTCTCGCCCACCAACAAGCGCGAGCCGAGGCTGTCGCCAGAAATTACGCTATCGAACTGAAGGTCCCGTTTCTCAGGCTCGAGGCCGGAGACTGGCGGGCTCTGAACCATGCCTTCGATGGGCTTGTGCGGCTCGGGTAA
- a CDS encoding GNAT family N-acetyltransferase has translation MSAFKLLIDTNVFIGLEDPKRVDPALAELVRKCAEFTVGVFVHEAALADIGRDKDATRREISLSKVRKFQELKAPKLPEKAALEAKFGAIRKPNDEVDVALLHALDLKAVDLLITEDLGIHGRVKLSPLASQVLTVADALAWLRRTFDPTPVALPLIEERKAYEVDQSDEIFDSLREGYPDFNVWWGKCVQEHRPCWVVTVDSALAGIVVRKDERRTEAAVTLPGEKILKICTFKVRPEYRGEKLGELLLKQVLWYAQRNGYDLTYVTTYANQETLIRLLEYYGFLQTAAHADGELIFEKPLSKERLEWSEAGPDLFTTVRTNYPRFVADDPARVFCVPIQGDYHQKLFPELAFAAPMPLFPDEPALITGGRDRTPGNTIRKVYLCRSKTKLDPGDVLLFYQSKTGGMLSSQAITSVGVVERVSQTDDVEELVRLTAKRSVFSETELRQMVAERAAPVRVIDFLLIGHLDPTVPLATLTGEGVFNGSPPQSICSLPTERFAPIRRRLELGFEV, from the coding sequence ATGAGCGCGTTCAAGCTACTAATTGACACGAACGTCTTCATTGGACTGGAGGACCCCAAGCGGGTGGATCCGGCCCTGGCCGAGCTCGTGCGCAAGTGCGCCGAGTTCACGGTCGGCGTTTTCGTCCACGAGGCGGCGCTGGCGGATATCGGCCGAGACAAGGATGCGACCCGACGGGAAATTTCGCTCAGCAAGGTCCGCAAGTTTCAGGAGCTGAAAGCCCCCAAGCTTCCCGAGAAGGCGGCGCTGGAAGCCAAGTTCGGCGCTATTCGCAAGCCCAACGACGAAGTTGATGTTGCGCTGCTTCACGCCTTGGATCTCAAGGCCGTCGATCTTCTGATCACGGAAGATTTGGGGATCCACGGCCGGGTCAAGCTGTCGCCGCTGGCGAGCCAGGTACTGACCGTCGCGGATGCGCTCGCCTGGCTGCGTCGGACGTTCGATCCAACACCCGTGGCCTTGCCGCTGATCGAAGAGCGCAAGGCCTATGAGGTCGATCAATCCGACGAAATCTTTGACAGCCTGCGCGAAGGCTATCCCGACTTCAATGTGTGGTGGGGCAAGTGCGTTCAGGAGCATCGGCCCTGCTGGGTCGTGACCGTGGACAGCGCCTTGGCGGGGATCGTCGTGCGCAAGGACGAGCGTCGAACCGAGGCGGCTGTCACCCTTCCAGGCGAGAAGATCCTGAAGATCTGCACTTTCAAGGTGCGCCCCGAGTACCGCGGCGAGAAGCTGGGAGAACTCTTACTCAAGCAGGTCCTCTGGTACGCCCAGCGTAACGGCTATGATCTCACCTACGTCACCACCTACGCCAATCAGGAAACGCTGATCCGCCTTCTGGAGTACTACGGCTTCCTGCAGACCGCGGCCCATGCCGACGGCGAGCTCATATTCGAAAAGCCGCTTTCAAAGGAGCGTCTTGAGTGGTCGGAAGCGGGTCCTGACCTCTTCACGACGGTTCGCACGAACTATCCGCGCTTTGTCGCCGACGACCCGGCTCGTGTCTTCTGCGTTCCGATCCAAGGCGATTACCACCAGAAGCTCTTTCCAGAATTGGCGTTCGCCGCGCCCATGCCGCTCTTTCCCGATGAGCCTGCGCTCATCACGGGCGGACGCGATCGCACGCCCGGCAACACCATCCGGAAGGTCTATCTGTGTCGGTCCAAGACCAAGCTGGATCCGGGCGACGTCCTGCTGTTCTACCAGTCCAAGACCGGGGGGATGTTGTCGTCCCAAGCCATCACCAGCGTTGGCGTCGTCGAGCGTGTCTCGCAGACCGATGACGTGGAAGAGTTGGTGCGCCTGACGGCCAAGCGATCGGTTTTCTCGGAGACCGAGCTGCGCCAGATGGTGGCTGAGAGGGCTGCCCCCGTCCGCGTGATCGATTTCTTGCTCATCGGCCACCTGGACCCGACAGTGCCCTTGGCGACGCTGACCGGCGAGGGGGTCTTCAACGGCAGCCCGCCCCAGTCCATCTGTAGCCTTCCGACCGAACGCTTCGCCCCGATCCGTCGCCGCCTCGAACTAGGGTTCGAGGTGTGA
- a CDS encoding ASCH domain-containing protein produces the protein MAEESSRRDFLVSIHPTHVEKIVEGVKTVELRRRFSEAVAPGAIILIYSTSPTQAIVGSASISGVRRLQLDDLWEQHGEAACIDRETFDGYFSGLDEGYAILLEDVRPFARQVAAADLKEQFGFVAPQSFMYLRQEYYPLLNHERVQATN, from the coding sequence ATGGCTGAAGAGTCCAGCAGGCGCGATTTTCTGGTCAGCATTCACCCCACCCACGTCGAGAAGATCGTGGAGGGCGTGAAGACCGTCGAGCTTCGCCGTCGTTTCTCCGAGGCGGTTGCGCCCGGCGCGATCATTCTGATCTACTCAACCAGTCCGACCCAAGCGATCGTCGGTTCGGCAAGCATCAGCGGCGTCCGCCGTCTGCAATTAGACGATCTGTGGGAACAGCATGGCGAAGCCGCCTGCATCGATCGTGAGACCTTCGACGGATACTTCAGCGGTCTGGACGAGGGCTACGCCATTCTTCTCGAAGATGTCCGCCCGTTCGCCCGACAAGTCGCGGCGGCGGATCTCAAGGAACAGTTTGGTTTCGTGGCGCCGCAATCCTTCATGTACCTTCGGCAGGAATACTATCCCCTGCTGAATCATGAGCGCGTTCAAGCTACTAATTGA
- a CDS encoding cytochrome-c peroxidase, translating to MSIFTTCSVNNTDTSNQNSFVFQNAKAPASRRPLRPARDETKSPIGSEKSWRPIRPNGMAPRSSPPKRSPDRKASLNLERIAGRLMLMAAACAGIVGLLAMAPTPQDDFAALRQLYSGPPATWPRPVLDPGAKFEEFGPLPPADPNANPALVELGRKLFEEPRLSKSGQIACSTCHVPELMFADSLRTSFGHDRQRGKRNAPSLMTSAFSSSFFWDGRASDLETQMLEPLTHADEMAANPREIERWINKDADYKAGFAPFVKRRIALPDVGKAIAAYERSLRPKTRWDRVFTDGTKVLSDRQLQGLHLFRTKAGCANCHSGPTLSDGGFHNLGLSFYGRPNQDLGRYNVTGDPADVGAFKTPSLRAGLYTRPYMHNGFFPFLGAVALFYNGGGFKDPTEQATNTTAPPPRPDPLMKKRDLTPEEREALVAFLETL from the coding sequence TTGTCAATATTCACGACATGTAGCGTCAATAATACTGACACCTCGAACCAGAACAGTTTCGTTTTCCAAAATGCGAAAGCTCCTGCGAGCCGTCGCCCCCTCCGCCCAGCGCGGGACGAAACTAAATCGCCGATCGGCTCTGAAAAAAGTTGGCGACCTATCCGTCCTAACGGCATGGCCCCTCGCTCCAGCCCGCCGAAACGCTCACCCGACCGGAAGGCAAGCCTGAACCTGGAGCGGATCGCTGGACGGTTGATGCTCATGGCGGCGGCCTGCGCCGGCATCGTGGGGCTGCTGGCGATGGCGCCGACTCCGCAAGACGACTTCGCTGCGCTTCGTCAGCTCTATTCCGGCCCGCCAGCGACTTGGCCTCGCCCGGTCTTGGATCCGGGCGCCAAGTTCGAGGAGTTTGGCCCACTGCCGCCTGCCGACCCGAACGCCAACCCCGCGCTGGTCGAGCTTGGCCGCAAGCTCTTCGAAGAGCCTCGCCTGTCGAAGTCTGGCCAGATCGCCTGCTCGACGTGCCATGTTCCGGAGCTGATGTTCGCCGACAGCTTGCGAACCTCGTTCGGCCACGATCGCCAACGCGGCAAGCGCAACGCCCCATCCTTGATGACCTCGGCGTTCAGCAGCTCTTTTTTTTGGGACGGCCGGGCCAGCGATCTGGAGACCCAGATGCTTGAGCCCCTGACACACGCCGATGAGATGGCGGCCAACCCGCGCGAGATCGAACGCTGGATCAACAAGGACGCCGACTACAAGGCGGGCTTCGCGCCCTTCGTGAAACGACGGATCGCACTGCCGGACGTGGGTAAGGCCATCGCGGCCTATGAGCGCTCTCTTCGGCCCAAAACCCGATGGGACCGAGTGTTCACCGATGGGACCAAGGTGCTTAGCGACCGGCAGCTGCAGGGCCTACACCTGTTTCGCACCAAGGCCGGTTGCGCCAATTGCCATAGCGGCCCAACCCTGAGCGACGGCGGCTTCCACAATCTTGGCCTCAGCTTCTATGGACGACCCAACCAGGACCTGGGCCGCTACAACGTCACCGGCGATCCGGCCGACGTCGGCGCCTTCAAGACGCCCTCCTTGCGCGCCGGGCTCTATACACGGCCCTACATGCACAACGGCTTCTTCCCGTTCCTGGGCGCGGTGGCGCTCTTCTACAATGGCGGCGGGTTTAAGGATCCGACCGAGCAGGCGACCAATACGACCGCCCCGCCGCCGCGTCCCGATCCGCTGATGAAGAAGCGTGACCTCACCCCCGAGGAGCGGGAAGCGCTGGTGGCGTTCCTCGAGACGCTTTGA
- a CDS encoding energy transducer TonB, whose translation MILALENGALARANAPRPRRPGPSMVAGLVSLLAHVALGVALFLRLPEPPPQMVEAPVIFVALAPPTSPPRVQKDTPRPQAKTDEKRAEPRPPTPPIQPRPAAVPAAETLSISPPRPEPKAPQVQGAPPSITAPPAPRVATNAPDSWQGRVLAQLDKHRRYPAAALVRRQQGVVYVRFTMDRQGKVLSARLEASSGFAMLDREAVSLPQRAAPLPKPPETVAGEVIELVVPVEFATP comes from the coding sequence GTGATCCTCGCCCTGGAAAACGGCGCGCTGGCCAGAGCCAACGCGCCGCGGCCCAGGCGGCCGGGCCCGTCGATGGTGGCGGGCCTGGTCTCACTCTTGGCGCACGTCGCTCTCGGCGTGGCGCTTTTCCTGCGGCTGCCCGAGCCGCCGCCCCAGATGGTCGAAGCGCCGGTGATCTTCGTCGCCCTGGCCCCACCGACGTCGCCGCCTCGCGTCCAGAAAGACACGCCCAGGCCCCAGGCCAAGACCGACGAAAAGCGCGCTGAGCCGCGTCCGCCGACGCCGCCGATACAACCGCGTCCAGCCGCCGTGCCGGCGGCCGAGACCCTGTCGATCAGCCCGCCCAGGCCCGAACCCAAGGCGCCCCAGGTCCAGGGCGCGCCGCCCTCGATCACCGCCCCGCCCGCGCCGCGCGTGGCCACCAATGCGCCCGACAGTTGGCAGGGGCGCGTGCTGGCCCAGCTCGACAAGCACCGCCGCTATCCCGCGGCCGCGCTGGTTCGACGGCAGCAAGGCGTCGTCTATGTTCGGTTCACGATGGACCGACAGGGCAAGGTTCTCTCGGCGCGTCTGGAAGCCAGTTCAGGCTTCGCCATGCTCGACCGCGAGGCCGTGAGCCTGCCCCAGCGCGCGGCGCCCTTACCCAAGCCGCCGGAGACGGTCGCCGGCGAGGTGATCGAGCTGGTGGTGCCGGTGGAATTCGCGACGCCCTGA